One Bacteroidota bacterium genomic region harbors:
- a CDS encoding T9SS type A sorting domain-containing protein: MFYGYCIYGLKIIYINGLPPSKTNVVIYDMLGKKVSAAADTFTNGEALYSLSVCFLPKGLYILSIGNEKVKVIVE, translated from the coding sequence ATGTTTTATGGGTATTGCATTTACGGGCTAAAGATTATATATATAAACGGCTTACCTCCTTCAAAAACTAATGTCGTTATATATGATATGTTAGGTAAGAAAGTATCCGCCGCGGCGGATACTTTTACTAACGGAGAAGCATTATATAGTTTATCAGTTTGTTTTTTACCTAAGGGATTATATATACTTTCCATAGGAAACGAAAAGGTTAAGGTTATTGTGGAATAA
- a CDS encoding porin, whose product MKNLIPFILVLTICITSIKVSAQADSTSIKKEKHVEKKWYESFSIRGYTQVRYNRLLETNENLGCEQCDKSWGKDGGFFIRRMRIIFYGQISKQVYFYIQPDIASSPTSDKLHFAQLRDAYFDIGLDKDNEFRFRIGQSKVPFGFENMQSSQNRLALDRNDALNSAVSNERDLGVFFYWATKEKRALFSELVRSGLKGSGDYGIIGLGAYNGQTANNPELNNEPHIVGRVTYPFKIKNQIIETGIQAYKGKFVLTKSNLSTGVKYSKDLNYLDQRVAASFIVYPKPFGIQAEYNVGKGPEFNKVTDSIEVRDLKGGYVQMMYNIVLKNQVIMPFVKYQYYDGGKKHEKDARSYKVNDLEFGIEWQPVKQFELVAIYTISERRFEDYGKQSNFQKGNLLRLQAQINF is encoded by the coding sequence ATGAAAAATCTAATACCCTTTATTTTAGTTTTAACAATTTGTATCACTTCAATAAAAGTAAGTGCACAAGCTGATTCAACCAGTATTAAAAAAGAAAAGCACGTTGAAAAAAAATGGTACGAGAGCTTCTCAATTCGAGGCTACACACAAGTACGATATAATAGATTGCTTGAAACCAACGAGAATTTGGGATGCGAACAATGTGACAAATCTTGGGGTAAAGATGGAGGTTTTTTTATAAGACGAATGCGAATAATATTTTATGGACAAATTAGCAAACAGGTTTACTTTTATATTCAACCTGATATTGCCAGTAGCCCAACAAGTGATAAATTGCATTTTGCACAACTTAGAGATGCATACTTTGATATAGGATTGGATAAAGATAATGAATTTCGTTTTAGAATAGGACAAAGTAAAGTACCTTTTGGATTTGAAAATATGCAATCGAGTCAAAATCGTTTGGCACTTGACCGTAATGACGCTTTAAATAGTGCCGTATCTAATGAACGAGATTTAGGGGTGTTTTTCTACTGGGCAACTAAAGAAAAAAGAGCATTATTTAGCGAACTAGTTCGCTCAGGATTAAAGGGGTCTGGAGATTATGGTATCATAGGTTTGGGAGCATACAATGGACAAACAGCTAACAATCCCGAACTAAATAATGAACCACATATAGTGGGTAGAGTTACCTATCCTTTTAAAATCAAAAATCAGATTATTGAAACAGGAATTCAAGCTTACAAAGGCAAGTTTGTGCTAACCAAATCAAATCTGAGCACTGGAGTTAAATATAGTAAAGATTTGAATTACTTAGACCAACGGGTTGCAGCATCTTTTATAGTGTACCCAAAACCATTTGGAATACAAGCCGAATATAATGTTGGTAAAGGTCCAGAGTTTAACAAGGTTACAGACTCAATAGAAGTGAGAGATTTAAAAGGTGGTTATGTGCAAATGATGTACAATATAGTTTTAAAAAATCAAGTAATTATGCCGTTCGTTAAATACCAATATTATGATGGAGGAAAAAAACATGAAAAAGATGCAAGAAGTTATAAAGTGAATGACCTAGAATTTGGCATAGAATGGCAGCCTGTTAAGCAATTTGAGTTGGTTGCTATTTACACAATATCAGAAAGAAGATTTGAAGATTATGGTAAGCAATCTAATTTTCAAAAAGGAAACCTTTTGAGATTACAGGCACAAATAAATTTTTAA